A region from the Vespula pensylvanica isolate Volc-1 chromosome 9, ASM1446617v1, whole genome shotgun sequence genome encodes:
- the LOC122631494 gene encoding protein kinase 4 isoform X2, which translates to MSVLNQSGEDAVECPLCMEPLEVDDLNFFPCTCGYQICRFCWHRIRTDENGLCPACRKAYSENPADFKPLTKEEIARLKAEKRLKDQQRKQRVTENRKHLANVRVVQKNLVFVVGLPMRLADADVLKRHEYFGKFGKIHKVVINQSTSYAGSQGPSASAYVTYQRQEDALRAIEAVNNIVVDGRTIKTSLGTTKYCSHFMRNQACPKPDCMYLHDLGDQEASFTKEEMHQGKHQEYERKLVQSLHAHASALQRKPTPSPPVTNSIGRENGTTNSQAKEAWPSLQPGQTNNTQTNCKESSPPTQTTSQQHSIINGSSLTTQQTHISSGASMHQQNNNNKGENGMSLRRGKSNSESKAQAARNKHKNCQNKEKHSTRTTSRSESSSISVQNNVQPQVNGQKDIRNFSAETNSDVLQKLGNKCKVEQQQQQQQQQQQSNKISKPAQQPSNELKINGVVQNGERRHSDSETDQQREGSTPASTISSSEDSNVNHQVEQLVESSEENNGAAILGSSPASTNSSQGANQQPPPGLHNGSQMQLNHRSIFQADNNSFFSTNTFQKISTAASVTSNSLTGNTNLDWPSTGLASIPDSLPTVHSSEDWQAAFGFHPESTRSNHIVRKISPSNSPRVTFNSEDFAEEEVYSNTQYNAISESSGTFAANLLVNSPASKFMADFQQNSLQQRLVMQAQQNQENCEYIKQNGHATLKEVQNHHEPGSDVKADDDLGFDPFHETQKALAELMENEMQLQQQRLFQQQQQQQQQREREEQSRVQHQQNLANLGQQHFPQVAHIAHLQQQAQHLQNLQVLQQSHSLLSRLPQNLLQSGAQSPAQNSVTAASLAQRSRLPPPGFPGATPNHMNSFGLGIPRPAPTNNALTGTQPSQQSAYLPNGNPLLNTQGISKCAGDTVYTLKDWCEISSQQQQQQFHHQALHQKGGWNNFGPIADWTSIDPAIVSSSRPLPFQTTSTWQFPHVHPSHTVSHNAQQEQNAPAQHWAMQPPPGFAAPATTGQLSNQQASTAAQPHTKLISAGSEIENL; encoded by the exons ATGTCAGTATTGAATCAAAGTGGAGAGGATGCAGTGGAGTGTCCATTGTGCATGGAACCATTGGAAGTTGatgatttaaatttctttccatGCACATGTGGCTACCAAATATGCAGATTTTGTTGGCATAGAATACGTACGGACGAAAATGGCTTATGCCCTGCGTGCCGGAAGGCCTATTCTGAAAACCCCGCTGATTTTAAGCCTCTTACGAAGGAAGAAATTGCAAG attaaaagcagaaaaaagattgaaggATCAGCAGCGTAAACAAAGAGTTACAGAGAATCGTAAACATCTAGCGAATGTGAGGGTAGTTCAAAAAAATTTAGTATTTGTAGTAGGATTACCAATGCGATTGGCAGATGCGGAT GTATTAAAGAGACATGAGTATTTTGGGAAGTTTGGTAAGATTCATAAAGTTGTGATTAATCAGAGCACTTCCTATGCAGGGTCTCAGGGCCCTAGTGCCTCGGCATATGTCACCTATCAA CGTCAGGAAGATGCTCTGCGTGCTATAGAGGCTGTGAATAATATTGTTGTGGACGGACGGACAATAAAAACGTCACTGGGTACAACAAAATACTGTTCACATTTTATGCGCAATCAGGCGTGTCCAAAACCAGACTGCATGTATTTACATGATCTCGGGGACCAGGAGGCTTCGTTTACGAAAGAGGAAATGCATCAAGGCAAACATCAGGAATATGAGCGCAAGCTTGTGCAATCTTTACATGCTCATGCATCTGCATTGCAGCG aaAACCAACACCATCACCACCTGTTACAAATAGTATTGGTCGAGAAAATGGAACTACGAATTCACAAGCCAAGGAAGCATGGCCTTCGTTACAACCAGGACAAACGAATA ATACACAAACGAATTGTAAAGAATCATCACCACCTACCCAAACAACTTCACAGCAGCATAGCATAATTAATGGTAGCAGTCTTACCACTCAGCAAACGCATATATCATCTGGAGCTTCTATGCATCAAcagaataacaataataaaggGGAAAATGGTATGAGTCTACGCAGAGGCAAAAGTAATAGTGAAAGTAAGGCACAAGCAGCGcgaaataaacataaaaattgtCAAAACAAAGAGAAGCATAGTACTCGAACAACGTCACGTTCTGAATCAAGCTCAATTAGTGTACAAAACAATGTGCAACCACAAGTGAATGGTCAGAaggatataagaaatttttcagcTGAAACGAATAGTGATGTATTGCAAAAGTTAGGCAATAAGTGTAAGGTtgaacaacagcaacagcagcagcaacagcagcagcaatcTAACAAAATTTCTAAACCGGCACAACAACCATCTAATGAACTTAAAATAAATGGTGTAGTTCAAAATGGGGAACGACGACATTCGGATAGTGAAACAGATCAACAACGAGAAGGTAGTACACCAGCTAGTACAATTTCAAGTTCAGAAGATTCTAATGTAAATCATCAAGTGGAACAATTAGTGGAATCAAGTGAGGAGAACAATGGTGCTGCAATTTTAG GTTCATCACCTGCTAGCACAAACTCATCGCAAGGTGCCAATCAACAGCCACCACCAGGGCTACATAATGGGTCTCAAATGCAACTTAATCATCGGTCAATCTTTCAGGCGGACAATAATAGTTTCTTCAGTACAAATACCTTCCAGAAAATATCTACAGCCGCCTCAGTCACATCCAACTCCTTAACAG GAAATACAAATTTGGATTGGCCGAGTACAGGCTTGGCTTCCATTCCTGATTCTTTACCAACAGTTCACTCAAGTGAAGATTGGCAAGCAGCATTTGGTTTTCATCCTGAATCTACACGATCAAATCATATTGTACGAAAAATTAGTCCTTCCAATTCACCACGAGTAACTTTCAATTCTGAAGACTTTGCAGAAGAGGAAGTGTATAGTAATACGCAGTATAATGCAATCTCAGAATCTTCAGGCACCTTTGCAGCAAATTTGCTTGTTAATTCACCTGCATCTAAATTTATGGCAGATTTCCAGCAAAATTCATTACAACAAAGGCTTGTTATGCAA gCACAACaaaatcaagaaaattgtGAATATATCAAGCAAAACGGGCATGCAACTTTAAAAGAAGTTCAAAATCATCATGAACCTGGATCCGATGTAAAAGCAGACGACGATTTAGGCTTCGATCCTTTTCATGAAACACAAAAAGCCCTTGCAGAATTAATGGAGAATGAAATGCAGTTACAACAACAAAGATTATttcaacagcaacaacagcaacagcaacagagagaacgagaagagcAAAGCAGGGTACAACATCAACAAAATCTTGCGAATCTTGGTCAGCAGCACTTTCCACAg GTTGCACACATAGCACATCTACAGCAACAAGCGCAGCACTTGCAAAATTTGCAAGTTCTTCAACAATCGCATTCCCTCCTGTCTCGTCTTCCGCAGAATCTTCTACAAAGTGGCGCACAGAGTCCTGCTCAGAATTCTGTAACAGCTGCTAGTCTGGCACAGCGCAGCCGTCTCCCTCCGCCAGGTTTTCCTGGCGCAACCCCAAATCACATGAACTCTTTCGGTCTTGGTATACCGCGGCCTGCCCCTACAAACAATGCCCTCACGG GAACACAGCCATCACAGCAAAGTGCGTATCTTCCAAATGGAAATCCTCTACTCAATACACAag GTATCAGTAAATGCGCAGGCGATACTGTTTACACATTAAAAGATTGGTGTGAGATAAGTagccaacaacaacaacaacaatttcATCATCAAGCATTGCATCAAAAAGGGGGATGGAACAACTTTGGGCCTATTGCAGACTGGACTTCAATTGATCCAGCTATTGTTAGTTCATCTAGGCCTCTTCCATTCCAAACTACTAGCACGTGGCAATTTCCACATGTACATCCTTCTCACACAGTATCCCACAATGCGCAACAG gaaCAGAACGCACCAGCTCAGCATTGGGCAATGCAACCACCGCCGGGCTTTGCTGCGCCTGCAACTACAGGGCAACTAAGTAATCAACAAGCAAGCACAGCTGCACAGCCGCACACCAAACTTATCTCTGCAGGATCAGAAATTGAGA atTTATAA
- the LOC122631494 gene encoding putative uncharacterized protein DDB_G0271606 isoform X1 gives MSVLNQSGEDAVECPLCMEPLEVDDLNFFPCTCGYQICRFCWHRIRTDENGLCPACRKAYSENPADFKPLTKEEIARLKAEKRLKDQQRKQRVTENRKHLANVRVVQKNLVFVVGLPMRLADADVLKRHEYFGKFGKIHKVVINQSTSYAGSQGPSASAYVTYQRQEDALRAIEAVNNIVVDGRTIKTSLGTTKYCSHFMRNQACPKPDCMYLHDLGDQEASFTKEEMHQGKHQEYERKLVQSLHAHASALQRKPTPSPPVTNSIGRENGTTNSQAKEAWPSLQPGQTNNTQTNCKESSPPTQTTSQQHSIINGSSLTTQQTHISSGASMHQQNNNNKGENGMSLRRGKSNSESKAQAARNKHKNCQNKEKHSTRTTSRSESSSISVQNNVQPQVNGQKDIRNFSAETNSDVLQKLGNKCKVEQQQQQQQQQQQSNKISKPAQQPSNELKINGVVQNGERRHSDSETDQQREGSTPASTISSSEDSNVNHQVEQLVESSEENNGAAILGSSPASTNSSQGANQQPPPGLHNGSQMQLNHRSIFQADNNSFFSTNTFQKISTAASVTSNSLTGNTNLDWPSTGLASIPDSLPTVHSSEDWQAAFGFHPESTRSNHIVRKISPSNSPRVTFNSEDFAEEEVYSNTQYNAISESSGTFAANLLVNSPASKFMADFQQNSLQQRLVMQAQQNQENCEYIKQNGHATLKEVQNHHEPGSDVKADDDLGFDPFHETQKALAELMENEMQLQQQRLFQQQQQQQQQREREEQSRVQHQQNLANLGQQHFPQVAHIAHLQQQAQHLQNLQVLQQSHSLLSRLPQNLLQSGAQSPAQNSVTAASLAQRSRLPPPGFPGATPNHMNSFGLGIPRPAPTNNALTGTQPSQQSAYLPNGNPLLNTQVGISKCAGDTVYTLKDWCEISSQQQQQQFHHQALHQKGGWNNFGPIADWTSIDPAIVSSSRPLPFQTTSTWQFPHVHPSHTVSHNAQQEQNAPAQHWAMQPPPGFAAPATTGQLSNQQASTAAQPHTKLISAGSEIENL, from the exons ATGTCAGTATTGAATCAAAGTGGAGAGGATGCAGTGGAGTGTCCATTGTGCATGGAACCATTGGAAGTTGatgatttaaatttctttccatGCACATGTGGCTACCAAATATGCAGATTTTGTTGGCATAGAATACGTACGGACGAAAATGGCTTATGCCCTGCGTGCCGGAAGGCCTATTCTGAAAACCCCGCTGATTTTAAGCCTCTTACGAAGGAAGAAATTGCAAG attaaaagcagaaaaaagattgaaggATCAGCAGCGTAAACAAAGAGTTACAGAGAATCGTAAACATCTAGCGAATGTGAGGGTAGTTCAAAAAAATTTAGTATTTGTAGTAGGATTACCAATGCGATTGGCAGATGCGGAT GTATTAAAGAGACATGAGTATTTTGGGAAGTTTGGTAAGATTCATAAAGTTGTGATTAATCAGAGCACTTCCTATGCAGGGTCTCAGGGCCCTAGTGCCTCGGCATATGTCACCTATCAA CGTCAGGAAGATGCTCTGCGTGCTATAGAGGCTGTGAATAATATTGTTGTGGACGGACGGACAATAAAAACGTCACTGGGTACAACAAAATACTGTTCACATTTTATGCGCAATCAGGCGTGTCCAAAACCAGACTGCATGTATTTACATGATCTCGGGGACCAGGAGGCTTCGTTTACGAAAGAGGAAATGCATCAAGGCAAACATCAGGAATATGAGCGCAAGCTTGTGCAATCTTTACATGCTCATGCATCTGCATTGCAGCG aaAACCAACACCATCACCACCTGTTACAAATAGTATTGGTCGAGAAAATGGAACTACGAATTCACAAGCCAAGGAAGCATGGCCTTCGTTACAACCAGGACAAACGAATA ATACACAAACGAATTGTAAAGAATCATCACCACCTACCCAAACAACTTCACAGCAGCATAGCATAATTAATGGTAGCAGTCTTACCACTCAGCAAACGCATATATCATCTGGAGCTTCTATGCATCAAcagaataacaataataaaggGGAAAATGGTATGAGTCTACGCAGAGGCAAAAGTAATAGTGAAAGTAAGGCACAAGCAGCGcgaaataaacataaaaattgtCAAAACAAAGAGAAGCATAGTACTCGAACAACGTCACGTTCTGAATCAAGCTCAATTAGTGTACAAAACAATGTGCAACCACAAGTGAATGGTCAGAaggatataagaaatttttcagcTGAAACGAATAGTGATGTATTGCAAAAGTTAGGCAATAAGTGTAAGGTtgaacaacagcaacagcagcagcaacagcagcagcaatcTAACAAAATTTCTAAACCGGCACAACAACCATCTAATGAACTTAAAATAAATGGTGTAGTTCAAAATGGGGAACGACGACATTCGGATAGTGAAACAGATCAACAACGAGAAGGTAGTACACCAGCTAGTACAATTTCAAGTTCAGAAGATTCTAATGTAAATCATCAAGTGGAACAATTAGTGGAATCAAGTGAGGAGAACAATGGTGCTGCAATTTTAG GTTCATCACCTGCTAGCACAAACTCATCGCAAGGTGCCAATCAACAGCCACCACCAGGGCTACATAATGGGTCTCAAATGCAACTTAATCATCGGTCAATCTTTCAGGCGGACAATAATAGTTTCTTCAGTACAAATACCTTCCAGAAAATATCTACAGCCGCCTCAGTCACATCCAACTCCTTAACAG GAAATACAAATTTGGATTGGCCGAGTACAGGCTTGGCTTCCATTCCTGATTCTTTACCAACAGTTCACTCAAGTGAAGATTGGCAAGCAGCATTTGGTTTTCATCCTGAATCTACACGATCAAATCATATTGTACGAAAAATTAGTCCTTCCAATTCACCACGAGTAACTTTCAATTCTGAAGACTTTGCAGAAGAGGAAGTGTATAGTAATACGCAGTATAATGCAATCTCAGAATCTTCAGGCACCTTTGCAGCAAATTTGCTTGTTAATTCACCTGCATCTAAATTTATGGCAGATTTCCAGCAAAATTCATTACAACAAAGGCTTGTTATGCAA gCACAACaaaatcaagaaaattgtGAATATATCAAGCAAAACGGGCATGCAACTTTAAAAGAAGTTCAAAATCATCATGAACCTGGATCCGATGTAAAAGCAGACGACGATTTAGGCTTCGATCCTTTTCATGAAACACAAAAAGCCCTTGCAGAATTAATGGAGAATGAAATGCAGTTACAACAACAAAGATTATttcaacagcaacaacagcaacagcaacagagagaacgagaagagcAAAGCAGGGTACAACATCAACAAAATCTTGCGAATCTTGGTCAGCAGCACTTTCCACAg GTTGCACACATAGCACATCTACAGCAACAAGCGCAGCACTTGCAAAATTTGCAAGTTCTTCAACAATCGCATTCCCTCCTGTCTCGTCTTCCGCAGAATCTTCTACAAAGTGGCGCACAGAGTCCTGCTCAGAATTCTGTAACAGCTGCTAGTCTGGCACAGCGCAGCCGTCTCCCTCCGCCAGGTTTTCCTGGCGCAACCCCAAATCACATGAACTCTTTCGGTCTTGGTATACCGCGGCCTGCCCCTACAAACAATGCCCTCACGG GAACACAGCCATCACAGCAAAGTGCGTATCTTCCAAATGGAAATCCTCTACTCAATACACAag TAGGTATCAGTAAATGCGCAGGCGATACTGTTTACACATTAAAAGATTGGTGTGAGATAAGTagccaacaacaacaacaacaatttcATCATCAAGCATTGCATCAAAAAGGGGGATGGAACAACTTTGGGCCTATTGCAGACTGGACTTCAATTGATCCAGCTATTGTTAGTTCATCTAGGCCTCTTCCATTCCAAACTACTAGCACGTGGCAATTTCCACATGTACATCCTTCTCACACAGTATCCCACAATGCGCAACAG gaaCAGAACGCACCAGCTCAGCATTGGGCAATGCAACCACCGCCGGGCTTTGCTGCGCCTGCAACTACAGGGCAACTAAGTAATCAACAAGCAAGCACAGCTGCACAGCCGCACACCAAACTTATCTCTGCAGGATCAGAAATTGAGA atTTATAA
- the LOC122631495 gene encoding uncharacterized protein LOC122631495 yields the protein MVEMLDWEHEDPLTKLNTQLNKSMVLIENVVNDHPQLNKRNKTIKITTKSTSPKGNTSMNGTHRKSILKKSENINNEERNLEENITDTNLEADVEMNPDTVTVKSSLRPQNLQDLMKEEILTMESTSSSFNFDDISDSEDIFVMDIPKTINPQELIGQTLVLGNKSKFRVGEEKYCAIKRDLKHNITCVFGTGKINPQYKAVNIKPAGSITIRRKLSSVPKVKPVLLENLGVPFPENLKTRHPLLGVISENKSKKELKTSGSTNKKRKSQ from the exons atggTTGAAATGTTAGATTGGGAGCATGAAGATCCTCTcacaaaattaaatacacaATTGAATAAATCTATggttttaattgaaaatgtaGTAAATGATCATCCGCAgttaaataaaaggaataaaactattaaaataacaacaaaaagtACTTCACCCAAAGGAAATACTTCTATGAATGGTACACATAGAAAAAGTATTCTGAAGAAatcagaaaatataaataatgaagaaagaaatcttgaGGAAAATATAACAGATACTAACTTAGAAGCAGATGTTGAAATGAATCCTGATACAGTAACAGTAAAATCATCATTGAGACCAcaaaat cTTCAAGAtttgatgaaagaagaaattttaactATGGAGTCTACAAGTTCTAGTTTCAATTTCGATGATATATCAGACAGCgaagatatttttgttatgGATATACCTAAAAca ataaatccACAAGAATTAATTGGACAGACCTTAGTATTaggaaataaatcaaaatttagagttggagaagaaaaatactgTGCTATTAAACGAGATTTGAAACACAACATTACTTGCGTATTTGGCACTGGTAAAATAAACCCACAATATAAAGCAg ttAATATAAAACCAGCAGGCTCTATAACAATTAGGAGAAAATTATCGAGTGTACCAAAAGTTAAACCCgtattgttagaaaatttagGCGTTCCATTTCctgaaaatttaaaaacgcGTCATCCATTGTTAGGTGTTATTTCTGAGAATAAAtccaaaaaagaattaaaaacgaGTGGATCAActaataagaagagaaagtcacaatga
- the LOC122631496 gene encoding uncharacterized protein LOC122631496, whose amino-acid sequence MPNSLAVCESFDFSKPELWLEWIQNFEQLIADFNLESDKERIELLFYTMGSIAKELMTELKPNFEKEMSYEEVKTEFTKYLTVKKHVIIERQKFNNRVKLPNETIDAFTTDLLKLESISKEKEEKIQEDSISIESRLTKN is encoded by the exons ATGCCAAATTCGTTAGCTGTTTGTGAGtcatttgatttttcaaaaCCTGAATTATGGTTAGAATGGATACAGAATTTCGAACAATTAATAGCAGATTTTAATTTGGAATCTGACAAAGAAAGGATagaacttcttttttatacaatggGTTCAATAGCAAAAGAACTCATGACAGAATTAAAAccaaattttgaaaaagaaatgtcttATGAAGAAGTGAAAACTGAATTTACTAAATACCTCACTGTCAAGAAACATGTCATTATCGAACGACAGAAGTTCAACAATAGAGTAAAACTACCTAATGAAACGATAGATGCTTTTACAACTGATCTACTTAAATTG GAATCAATatccaaagagaaagaggaaaagatacAAGAAGACAGTATTTCTATTGAAAGTAGGTTGACTAAGAATTAA